ATGTGCAATTCCGGAGGTGTTCAGGGGGACTATGTCCGAGGACACCACAAATGCTAAAGATTACTTTGCAGAAATAGAAAAGTGCTTTGTTAAAAGCGATAAGGCTAAATCAAGCACTATTCTTAAGATCTTGATTTCAATGAGGTATAAGGAAAATGGTAATATAAGGGAGTACATGATGTAGATGTCTAATCTTGCATAGAAACTTAAAGCATTAAAGCTTGATTTGCCTGAGAATTTACTTGTGCATATCATTCTGATTTCTCTCCCGTTTCAATTCAACCACTATAAGGTAAGTTTTAACTTTCAGAAGGAAACGTTGAACTTGAATGAACTAATTTCTCATTGTGTTCAAAAGGAAGAGAGATTGAAgcaagaaaagataaaaaaaatctaatctgGAAAGCACCTCTAGGGATAAGGGCAAGAAAAGGAAGAATAGGGATGCTGCTCAGGGTCCAAATACAaagtaaaatgttaaaaatgacAGTTTCTTTTACAATAAGGTTGGACATCTAAAGAAGGATTGTACTAAATATCATGCATAGCGAGAAAAAATGTACATTTCTTAATTTGGTTTGGTCTGAAGTTAGTTTAGCATCAGTACATGAGAATACTTGGTTGTTAAACTCTGGTGCTACTACTAACCTCATTATTTCAATACAGGGTTGACTGAGCTACCGAAAGACAAGTGATGCTGAAAGACGTATCTTTGTGGGCGATGGAAAATCGGTAAAAGTTGAAGTGATTAGGCACTTTAGATTGTTTCTTAGTTCTTGTTTCTATTTAGAATTAAATGATACTTTTATTGTTCcttcatttaaacaaaatttggtTTCTATTCGTTATTTGGACAAACATGGTTATTCTAGTTTATTTGGAAATGGTCAATTTATGTTATCTATTGGTACTTCGGATGTTGGAACTGATTCACTAATgcattatgataatatttatttacttgatACAATTGCTTCATATAATGAAACCCTAAATGTGTAATCAAAAGGTACAAAACGAaagctaaataataataatttggttaCCTTGTGGCACAAACGCTTAGGTCACTCTCTAGAAAT
This is a stretch of genomic DNA from Impatiens glandulifera chromosome 4, dImpGla2.1, whole genome shotgun sequence. It encodes these proteins:
- the LOC124935138 gene encoding uncharacterized protein LOC124935138, with amino-acid sequence MQILLGCMDTNLAIETEKPTTLTVISSSEEKAKFEKGDRSNCMSLMIIKCAIPEVFRGTMSEDTTNAKDYFAEIEKCFVKSDKAKSSTILKILISMRYKENGNIREYMM